The following proteins come from a genomic window of Geomonas sp. RF6:
- a CDS encoding IS4 family transposase translates to MRPFSRQKPQNPYEFNRLLDPVKRSCTPVSPLTSRGYRPLQLSFDDQLKALVYYHLQEFSSGRELIQALEQDNFAKECVAPPKGVKKSAFFEAINTRGLEQLTEIFGALAKEARKVIPAQHAELGNLVGIDGSVIDALMSMDWAQYSSTHNKAKAHVGLDLNRGVPTSVVVTDANQVERQYVDRILQPGETAVLDRGYQCNADFDQWQEDGKLFICRIQQRARKKVVRQNPLPHSDIVFYDAIVILGKKGLTEGQKELRVVGYRVDRKEYWVATNRYDLTAEQVAEAYKLRWNIETFFGWWKRYLNVYHLIARSQYGVMVQVLSGLITYLLLAIYCQEQHNERVSINRVRELRNKIASEAAGMAAEASRLRKNEAKKNRKKQKRRKAKT, encoded by the coding sequence ATGCGTCCCTTCAGCAGACAAAAGCCGCAGAATCCTTATGAATTTAATAGACTTCTCGACCCAGTAAAGAGATCATGCACCCCTGTTTCTCCACTTACATCGAGAGGTTACCGACCGTTGCAACTGTCATTCGACGATCAGCTAAAGGCCCTTGTCTACTACCATCTCCAGGAATTCTCTTCTGGAAGAGAACTGATCCAGGCCCTGGAACAGGACAATTTCGCCAAGGAATGTGTTGCGCCACCTAAAGGCGTTAAAAAATCCGCCTTTTTTGAGGCTATCAACACACGTGGACTCGAACAACTCACTGAAATCTTTGGAGCACTGGCGAAAGAGGCTCGCAAAGTCATTCCCGCCCAACACGCAGAACTTGGCAACCTTGTTGGCATCGATGGATCTGTCATCGACGCTTTGATGTCCATGGATTGGGCGCAGTACTCAAGCACTCACAATAAAGCCAAAGCCCACGTAGGCCTTGATCTGAACCGTGGTGTGCCGACGAGTGTGGTCGTGACTGACGCTAACCAGGTGGAGCGGCAGTATGTAGACCGTATCCTCCAGCCTGGCGAAACTGCTGTCCTTGATCGAGGGTACCAATGCAACGCCGACTTCGATCAGTGGCAAGAAGACGGCAAACTCTTTATCTGCCGCATCCAGCAGAGAGCCAGAAAGAAGGTCGTCCGTCAAAATCCTCTTCCGCACAGTGACATCGTCTTTTATGACGCCATCGTTATTCTGGGCAAGAAGGGGCTCACTGAAGGGCAGAAAGAGCTCCGAGTAGTTGGCTATCGCGTTGACCGAAAGGAATACTGGGTTGCGACAAACCGCTATGACCTTACCGCTGAACAGGTGGCCGAAGCCTACAAACTACGTTGGAACATAGAGACCTTCTTTGGCTGGTGGAAACGATACCTCAACGTCTACCACTTAATCGCCAGAAGCCAGTATGGCGTGATGGTGCAGGTCCTTAGTGGACTTATCACTTACCTTCTCCTGGCCATTTACTGCCAAGAACAGCATAACGAGCGGGTGAGCATCAATCGTGTCAGAGAGCTAAGAAACAAAATCGCTAGTGAAGCTGCTGGAATGGCAGCTGAAGCCTCTAGACTGCGAAAAAATGAGGCCAAAAAAAACCGAAAAAAGCAGAAACGACGCAAAGCAAAAACCTAA
- a CDS encoding L,D-transpeptidase family protein, whose amino-acid sequence MKVLSMLLHRLSVAYRQSFPHVARAASRRLQLLLFCVGLAGGVLPGCTHLKSGYQSKAAFEEADRDFGQGKFSNSVQKYEQVLLKYPKEGDRALFEMGVVYSHPRNEQKDYQKALECYSRIVADYPGSAYRQDSEMMIFYINNVIFKDGLIASQQALIERLREDVRSRGEEIGTLQKKIKELEEKITVISAPKGPADKIVVEKSARRMTLFSNGAVLKSYKIALGGNPVGAKEMQGDNKTPEGTYTIDSRKKSSQYHLSLHISYPNEEDKKRAKQLGVSPGGDIMIHGIKSGFSWVGNLHTEIDWTKGCIAVTDEEIEEIDRLVPNGTVVEIRP is encoded by the coding sequence ATGAAAGTCCTGAGCATGCTGCTACACCGACTGTCTGTGGCGTATAGACAGTCTTTCCCACATGTTGCAAGAGCTGCCTCAAGGCGGCTACAACTTCTGCTGTTTTGCGTGGGGCTCGCAGGCGGGGTGTTGCCGGGATGCACCCACCTCAAGAGCGGCTACCAGTCGAAAGCTGCCTTCGAGGAAGCGGACCGCGATTTCGGCCAGGGAAAGTTCTCAAATTCTGTGCAGAAATATGAGCAGGTCTTGCTGAAATACCCGAAGGAAGGCGACCGGGCACTCTTCGAGATGGGGGTCGTCTATTCCCATCCGAGGAATGAGCAGAAGGATTATCAGAAGGCGTTGGAGTGCTACAGCAGGATCGTGGCGGATTATCCCGGGAGCGCGTACCGGCAAGACAGCGAGATGATGATCTTCTACATCAACAATGTCATCTTCAAGGATGGTCTGATAGCGTCGCAGCAGGCACTGATCGAGAGGCTCCGCGAAGACGTCAGAAGCCGGGGGGAAGAGATCGGCACCCTGCAGAAGAAAATCAAGGAGCTTGAGGAAAAGATTACAGTCATTTCAGCGCCCAAGGGCCCGGCGGACAAGATCGTGGTGGAAAAGAGCGCGCGAAGGATGACCCTGTTCTCCAACGGCGCCGTCCTGAAAAGTTACAAGATCGCGTTGGGGGGAAATCCGGTCGGTGCGAAGGAAATGCAAGGAGACAATAAAACGCCTGAAGGTACCTACACCATCGATTCACGGAAGAAGAGCAGCCAGTATCACCTCTCCCTTCACATCTCCTACCCAAACGAGGAGGACAAGAAGCGGGCGAAACAGCTCGGTGTTTCGCCGGGCGGGGACATCATGATTCACGGGATTAAGAGCGGCTTCTCCTGGGTCGGAAATCTCCACACCGAGATCGACTGGACGAAAGGGTGCATCGCGGTAACCGATGAAGAAATAGAGGAAATAGACAGGCTGGTACCAAACGGAACGGTCGTGGAAATAAGGCCGTAG
- a CDS encoding M48 family metallopeptidase, producing MLSMSLQQYDSFLKEHTLSTNKEQTAMVKRVGGKVQSAVERYFAAKGLQSRLADYKWEFNLVEDKQVNAWCMPGGKVVVYTGLLPVAQGEAGLAVVMGHEIAHAIAEHGNERMSQGLLAQFGGSALGEALSSKPAATKQLWMSVYGLGTQYGALLPYSRLQESEADRLGLVFMAMAGYDPNLAVPFWQRMAAQKQGQAPPEFLSTHPSDATRIANLKRLVPEAMEYFRPS from the coding sequence ATGCTTTCCATGAGTCTGCAGCAATACGACTCGTTCCTTAAAGAACATACCTTGAGCACCAACAAAGAGCAGACTGCAATGGTCAAAAGGGTTGGGGGGAAAGTGCAGAGTGCGGTGGAGCGCTACTTTGCCGCTAAGGGTCTGCAGAGCCGGCTGGCCGATTACAAGTGGGAATTCAACCTCGTGGAGGACAAACAGGTCAACGCGTGGTGCATGCCGGGGGGGAAGGTCGTTGTCTACACAGGCCTCTTGCCGGTAGCGCAAGGAGAGGCCGGTCTGGCGGTAGTCATGGGGCACGAGATAGCCCACGCCATAGCGGAGCACGGCAATGAGCGCATGAGTCAGGGGCTATTGGCCCAATTTGGGGGGTCAGCCCTGGGTGAAGCGCTATCCTCCAAGCCCGCCGCCACCAAGCAGCTGTGGATGTCGGTTTACGGTCTCGGGACGCAGTACGGTGCGCTCCTGCCGTACAGTCGGCTCCAGGAGAGCGAAGCTGATCGGCTCGGATTGGTCTTCATGGCCATGGCCGGGTACGATCCGAATCTGGCCGTTCCATTCTGGCAGCGAATGGCCGCACAAAAACAGGGGCAGGCACCTCCGGAGTTCCTGAGCACCCATCCATCGGATGCTACACGAATCGCTAATCTGAAACGACTGGTGCCGGAGGCGATGGAATATTTCAGACCGAGTTGA
- a CDS encoding DUF6448 family protein, whose protein sequence is MRSKRVNATVAAISLIITLMAYSLAAAHCDTLDGPVVQDARRALAAGDVTPVLKWVPATEEKSVQGAFKRALAARGTKGAQAEERRFFEAVVGIHRAAEGAAFTGLKPAGEVEPVIALADKALAEGKPDEVISAVNAAVKAGIVRRYQRVAEAQKHKDESVQKGREYVAAYVDYTHYIEHLQHTAERLGGHEEGGAEHDGDAASHKRSPKHQHEN, encoded by the coding sequence ATGAGATCGAAGAGAGTCAACGCCACAGTAGCTGCCATTTCACTCATAATTACACTCATGGCCTATTCTCTTGCAGCAGCGCATTGTGATACTCTCGACGGGCCTGTTGTGCAGGATGCCCGAAGAGCGCTTGCTGCGGGGGATGTGACTCCGGTGCTGAAATGGGTCCCGGCAACGGAGGAGAAGTCCGTGCAGGGCGCCTTTAAAAGAGCACTCGCGGCACGGGGGACAAAGGGAGCTCAGGCGGAAGAGAGGAGATTCTTCGAGGCGGTGGTGGGGATCCACCGTGCCGCGGAGGGGGCCGCATTCACCGGGCTGAAGCCGGCGGGGGAGGTAGAGCCGGTAATCGCGCTGGCGGACAAGGCTCTTGCCGAAGGGAAGCCGGACGAAGTGATAAGCGCGGTCAACGCGGCGGTCAAGGCAGGAATCGTTCGGCGATACCAGAGGGTTGCCGAGGCGCAGAAACACAAGGATGAGAGCGTCCAGAAGGGGCGGGAATATGTGGCGGCTTATGTCGACTACACCCACTATATCGAGCACCTGCAGCATACGGCGGAGCGGTTAGGCGGGCACGAGGAAGGGGGGGCAGAGCACGACGGAGACGCCGCGAGCCACAAACGGAGCCCGAAGCACCAGCACGAGAATTGA
- a CDS encoding methyl-accepting chemotaxis protein, which translates to MNKWTLSQRLIAVFALTIALFVASIFYTSFEFRKIQKSSNHIMSSNLPKIAMITTAANSIQSITRTVALFAAIQDEAFRRDAHRAIEAERNVYREVMRKLDETPVADTPAGKAYKERLAVFKDAIKECSALNTNVLEIAASGNQAETVRALKLAVPSLAKVNDASAALLKSQQDAVTGRLKNDVAGALEQAQGALTVISILVIALSILSVFLLIRSIMKPVNVLVEVAGRLGSGSHELSSNAGQMSQGASEQAAAAEEASSSMEQMSSNIRQNADNAAQTEKIAVKSAEDAKEGGQAVEATVLAMKEIASKINIIEEIARQTNLLALNAAIEAARAGEHGKGFAVVASEVRKLAERSQRAAAEISQLSANSVGIAVKAGDLLAKIVPDIQKTAELVQEISASSREQDSGAEQINKAIQQLDQIIQQNASAAEEMSSTAEELSVQAVQLQRAIAFFKAKGDSSQEISGRPRTTARVAAAGPGAAAKRVATLRPKARGTELAMDEEFERF; encoded by the coding sequence GTGAACAAATGGACGCTAAGCCAGAGACTGATTGCAGTCTTCGCACTCACAATTGCACTTTTTGTCGCAAGCATCTTCTACACCTCTTTTGAATTCCGGAAGATCCAGAAAAGCAGCAATCACATCATGTCCAGCAACCTGCCAAAGATAGCCATGATCACCACGGCGGCGAACTCCATTCAGTCCATAACCAGGACGGTCGCCCTCTTTGCTGCTATTCAGGACGAGGCGTTCAGGAGGGACGCTCACCGCGCCATTGAGGCCGAGCGAAATGTTTACCGCGAGGTGATGCGGAAACTGGACGAGACGCCGGTAGCAGACACGCCGGCAGGAAAGGCCTACAAGGAGCGGCTTGCCGTCTTCAAGGACGCCATAAAGGAGTGCTCGGCCCTGAACACCAACGTCCTCGAGATAGCCGCTTCCGGGAACCAGGCCGAGACGGTGCGCGCCCTGAAGCTCGCTGTGCCGTCGCTGGCGAAGGTGAACGACGCGTCTGCAGCACTGCTGAAGTCCCAGCAGGACGCCGTCACGGGGCGCCTGAAGAACGACGTCGCTGGCGCACTCGAGCAGGCGCAAGGAGCACTGACGGTGATTAGCATCCTGGTCATCGCCCTTTCCATCCTGAGCGTCTTCCTTCTTATCAGGAGCATCATGAAGCCGGTAAACGTTCTTGTCGAGGTCGCCGGCCGCCTCGGTTCGGGGAGCCATGAGCTTTCCTCCAATGCCGGGCAGATGTCGCAGGGGGCGAGCGAGCAGGCGGCTGCGGCGGAGGAGGCCTCTTCCAGCATGGAGCAGATGAGCTCCAACATCAGGCAGAATGCAGACAACGCCGCGCAGACTGAAAAGATCGCCGTCAAGTCCGCCGAGGACGCCAAAGAGGGGGGACAAGCAGTCGAGGCAACGGTACTCGCCATGAAGGAGATAGCCTCCAAAATCAACATAATCGAGGAGATCGCCCGGCAAACGAACCTTCTCGCGCTGAACGCGGCGATTGAGGCAGCCCGGGCAGGCGAGCACGGCAAGGGTTTCGCCGTGGTGGCGAGCGAGGTAAGAAAGCTTGCCGAAAGAAGCCAGCGAGCGGCGGCGGAGATTTCGCAGCTCTCTGCGAACAGTGTGGGGATTGCGGTGAAGGCAGGGGATCTGCTGGCGAAGATAGTGCCTGACATCCAGAAGACCGCCGAACTGGTCCAGGAGATCAGCGCATCGAGCAGGGAGCAGGACTCCGGCGCCGAGCAGATCAACAAGGCCATCCAGCAGCTTGACCAGATCATCCAGCAAAACGCCAGCGCCGCAGAGGAGATGTCCTCCACGGCGGAAGAACTCTCTGTTCAGGCGGTGCAACTGCAGAGGGCGATAGCCTTCTTCAAGGCAAAGGGCGACAGCAGCCAGGAGATCTCCGGGAGGCCGCGTACAACCGCCAGGGTGGCCGCTGCCGGGCCCGGCGCCGCCGCCAAAAGGGTGGCGACGCTAAGGCCGAAGGCTCGCGGCACCGAGCTGGCCATGGATGAAGAATTCGAGAGGTTTTAG
- a CDS encoding C1 family peptidase produces the protein MPVLDIRTLTANLSQSRARWTARQTVQATLSDAQKKAMLGVIVNPQALAAAMAHPPAAAAPNFAPAVDWRNHNGNHVTPVKDQGGCGSCVSFGTSAVVESMASVEKGQRLDLSEADLHFCSSHGANCNGWWPDDAFTQIRERGLPDEAAFPYASAFEPPPPNPKCVVVPDRNTRSVKISSAGTVAGIVDRKNYLSNTGPCCGVFHVFNDFFSYGGGVYHHVTGGDVGLHCVQIIGYSEAEQCWICKNSWGAGWGDGGFFKIAYGEAGLDSEFPFWTAQGVVLPSKGGWSGWEALGGQISSRPSAVSWGANRVDVVARGLDSRVWHRWWDGSSWQGWESLGGQVQGAPAICSWASGRLDIFVVGLNHHLHHKWFQGGWSGWEDLGGTLTSEPAAVSWGQDRIDVFARGVDQAMWHLWWDGAGWHGWESLGGGLTSGPAVASWSANRLDTFVRGYDSHLWHKWWDGHTWSGWEDLGGTLLGEPAAESWGANRIDVFYPGRSSHMWHKWWDGSKWSGEEDLGGILCSSVGVSSWGSGRLDCFVQGTDSALHHKWFS, from the coding sequence ATGCCAGTTCTCGACATCCGGACACTGACAGCGAACCTTTCACAATCCAGGGCGCGTTGGACGGCTCGACAGACGGTGCAGGCCACCTTGAGCGATGCTCAGAAGAAAGCGATGCTCGGCGTCATCGTCAATCCGCAGGCGCTTGCTGCTGCGATGGCACACCCGCCAGCCGCGGCGGCTCCTAATTTTGCGCCGGCCGTTGACTGGCGCAACCACAACGGGAACCACGTTACACCGGTAAAGGACCAGGGTGGGTGCGGCTCGTGCGTCTCTTTCGGCACTTCGGCGGTGGTGGAGTCGATGGCTTCCGTGGAGAAGGGGCAACGGCTCGACCTCTCCGAGGCTGACCTGCATTTCTGTTCCAGCCACGGCGCAAACTGCAACGGCTGGTGGCCGGACGACGCCTTCACGCAGATCAGGGAGCGCGGTCTGCCGGACGAGGCGGCGTTCCCCTATGCCAGCGCTTTCGAGCCCCCTCCGCCAAATCCGAAGTGTGTGGTAGTGCCGGACCGCAACACGCGGTCGGTGAAGATCTCGAGCGCGGGGACCGTGGCGGGCATCGTGGACCGGAAAAACTATCTCAGCAACACAGGGCCATGTTGCGGCGTCTTCCACGTCTTCAACGACTTTTTCTCCTACGGAGGCGGCGTTTACCACCATGTCACCGGAGGGGACGTCGGCCTGCACTGCGTGCAGATCATCGGCTACTCCGAAGCAGAGCAATGCTGGATATGCAAGAACTCCTGGGGGGCCGGCTGGGGGGACGGCGGCTTCTTCAAGATTGCCTACGGAGAGGCGGGGCTCGATTCGGAATTCCCGTTCTGGACCGCGCAAGGGGTCGTTCTTCCCTCAAAGGGGGGCTGGTCCGGATGGGAGGCACTGGGGGGTCAGATATCATCGCGGCCGAGCGCCGTCTCCTGGGGGGCAAACCGCGTAGACGTCGTCGCCCGCGGCCTCGACTCAAGGGTGTGGCACCGCTGGTGGGACGGCAGCAGCTGGCAAGGATGGGAGTCACTCGGGGGGCAGGTGCAGGGTGCCCCCGCCATCTGCTCCTGGGCCAGCGGGCGGCTGGACATCTTCGTTGTCGGGTTGAACCACCATCTGCATCACAAGTGGTTTCAAGGAGGGTGGAGCGGTTGGGAAGACCTCGGTGGAACACTCACCTCCGAGCCCGCGGCAGTATCGTGGGGGCAGGACAGGATCGACGTCTTCGCCCGAGGCGTGGACCAGGCGATGTGGCATCTCTGGTGGGACGGCGCGGGGTGGCACGGATGGGAAAGCCTCGGGGGCGGCCTGACCTCCGGCCCGGCCGTTGCGTCGTGGTCCGCCAACAGGCTCGACACTTTCGTGCGCGGCTACGACAGCCACCTGTGGCACAAGTGGTGGGACGGGCATACCTGGAGCGGGTGGGAGGACCTCGGCGGAACGCTCCTGGGGGAACCGGCCGCCGAGTCGTGGGGGGCGAACCGGATTGACGTCTTCTATCCTGGACGCAGCTCGCACATGTGGCACAAATGGTGGGATGGCTCGAAGTGGAGCGGAGAAGAAGACCTTGGCGGGATCCTCTGCTCCAGCGTAGGCGTCAGCTCATGGGGGAGCGGCCGCCTCGACTGCTTTGTGCAGGGAACGGACTCGGCACTGCATCACAAGTGGTTTTCCTGA
- the pssA gene encoding CDP-diacylglycerol--serine O-phosphatidyltransferase — translation MIREFHLADWVTLANATCGMSALFAIMTYLQTLDVEHVYFASALVVASFVFDVLDGRIARWRQKSSPLGRDLDSLADIVSFGVAPAAIAYGCGMQGLYDRIVLAIFVACGVSRLARFNVTADELCEGGDKVKYFEGTPIPTSLLLVIMMWVAAAQGALHDSLWFGKVVLAGFTLHPIVLLFALSGSLMVTRLRFPKF, via the coding sequence ATGATCCGGGAATTTCACTTGGCCGACTGGGTCACGCTGGCGAACGCCACCTGCGGTATGTCTGCCCTCTTTGCCATCATGACGTACCTGCAGACTCTGGACGTCGAGCATGTCTACTTCGCATCCGCCCTGGTTGTGGCGTCTTTTGTGTTTGATGTGCTTGACGGGCGGATAGCCCGCTGGCGGCAGAAGAGCTCCCCGCTCGGCCGGGACCTCGACTCTCTCGCCGACATTGTCTCCTTTGGCGTTGCGCCTGCTGCCATTGCTTACGGCTGCGGGATGCAGGGATTGTACGACCGCATCGTCCTTGCCATCTTCGTTGCCTGCGGCGTTTCCCGCCTTGCCCGCTTCAATGTCACGGCAGACGAGCTCTGCGAGGGTGGTGACAAGGTGAAGTACTTTGAGGGGACTCCCATTCCGACGTCGCTGCTGCTGGTCATCATGATGTGGGTTGCTGCAGCACAGGGGGCGCTGCACGATTCTCTGTGGTTTGGGAAGGTGGTGCTGGCAGGCTTCACGCTGCACCCGATCGTGCTCCTTTTCGCGCTGTCGGGCTCACTCATGGTGACCCGCCTCAGGTTCCCGAAGTTTTGA
- a CDS encoding L,D-transpeptidase family protein, with protein sequence MSVAQPLIFNVLRLVALAALVLFLDGCAALKPVQQNPEQYQTRMVKDVERSNFPAPRGEDVIGSLVVMRLATGDTLPDVARHFSLGINAISAANPGVDMWVPEAGRRVVLPLAFILPDAPRKGIVINVATMRLFQFKGNGQNPTVSTYPVGVGTRERPTPTGQMRVERKAMLPTWHVPASIAEDHRKKGDPLPAQVPPGPQNPLGECALYLSKAGYLIHGTNKPASIGLKATNGCMRLYPENVKTLFEETPVNTSVAIVDQPYLVGQRKGVLYLEAHVPLEGSGAAELERIREKLRRLEKKSGRTLDWKKIEQVQTQALGIPVPIAELVPGSAQEVPELVEAVHPEKLYGVPQIPELRLDGWYVLAASVREEKDAATLAAIINHQGPPIPARVLPKSESSYRVIAGPFRDAGEAREAVKRLKIDLEIEGILIEPVQQADLGKKM encoded by the coding sequence ATGTCAGTAGCCCAGCCGCTCATATTCAATGTCCTTCGACTCGTGGCTCTCGCCGCACTCGTCCTTTTTCTCGACGGCTGCGCCGCCCTGAAGCCCGTCCAGCAAAATCCGGAGCAGTATCAGACCCGTATGGTGAAGGATGTCGAGCGGAGCAACTTCCCGGCTCCCAGGGGAGAGGATGTCATCGGCAGCCTGGTGGTCATGAGACTCGCTACGGGGGACACGCTGCCGGATGTGGCAAGGCACTTCAGCCTTGGCATCAACGCGATCAGTGCCGCCAACCCGGGGGTAGACATGTGGGTGCCAGAGGCCGGAAGGCGCGTCGTGCTGCCGCTGGCTTTTATCCTCCCTGATGCTCCCCGTAAGGGGATCGTGATCAACGTGGCGACGATGAGGCTCTTCCAGTTCAAGGGAAACGGCCAGAACCCGACCGTCTCCACCTACCCGGTCGGCGTGGGAACGAGGGAGCGGCCAACGCCCACCGGGCAGATGCGTGTGGAGCGGAAAGCGATGCTGCCGACATGGCATGTGCCCGCTTCCATTGCAGAAGATCACCGGAAAAAGGGAGATCCTCTGCCCGCACAGGTGCCACCGGGCCCCCAGAACCCGCTCGGGGAGTGTGCGCTCTACCTGAGCAAGGCCGGCTACTTAATCCACGGCACCAACAAGCCCGCGAGCATCGGGCTTAAGGCAACCAATGGCTGCATGAGGCTCTACCCGGAAAACGTGAAAACGCTCTTTGAAGAGACTCCGGTGAACACTTCCGTGGCTATCGTGGACCAGCCGTACCTCGTCGGGCAGCGCAAGGGGGTCCTTTATCTCGAGGCCCATGTACCGCTGGAGGGGTCCGGCGCCGCCGAGCTGGAAAGGATCAGGGAAAAGCTGAGAAGACTCGAGAAGAAGTCGGGGCGCACCCTGGACTGGAAAAAGATTGAACAGGTGCAGACCCAGGCGCTTGGCATTCCTGTTCCCATCGCCGAGCTGGTGCCGGGAAGTGCGCAAGAGGTCCCGGAGCTGGTGGAAGCCGTGCATCCCGAGAAGCTGTACGGCGTACCACAGATACCGGAACTCAGACTGGACGGGTGGTACGTGCTGGCTGCCAGTGTGCGTGAAGAGAAAGATGCTGCGACGCTTGCCGCCATCATAAATCACCAGGGCCCCCCGATTCCGGCGCGGGTACTCCCGAAAAGCGAAAGCAGCTACCGGGTCATCGCAGGGCCTTTCCGCGATGCGGGGGAGGCGAGGGAAGCGGTGAAGCGGCTGAAGATAGACCTGGAAATAGAGGGAATACTGATCGAGCCGGTCCAACAGGCGGATCTCGGAAAAAAGATGTAA
- a CDS encoding Lpp/OprI family alanine-zipper lipoprotein: MRKTLAIALMLVCAGAVTGCATSRELERVQAQEKMIGAKADQALQDAQAAKAAADAAKQQADAAAARADNAVKMAEEREQALVEREKAVVEKEMMADEKAEKATAAFQKSMRK, from the coding sequence ATGAGGAAAACTTTAGCGATCGCATTGATGCTGGTGTGTGCAGGTGCCGTGACTGGGTGCGCAACGTCCCGTGAACTGGAGAGAGTACAGGCTCAGGAAAAAATGATCGGTGCCAAAGCCGATCAGGCGCTGCAGGATGCACAAGCCGCCAAAGCGGCAGCCGATGCGGCTAAACAGCAGGCGGACGCCGCCGCAGCCCGTGCCGACAACGCAGTGAAGATGGCCGAGGAAAGAGAGCAGGCGCTCGTCGAAAGGGAAAAGGCAGTGGTTGAAAAGGAAATGATGGCAGATGAAAAGGCGGAAAAGGCTACCGCCGCGTTCCAGAAATCGATGAGGAAATAG